Proteins encoded within one genomic window of Pecten maximus unplaced genomic scaffold, xPecMax1.1, whole genome shotgun sequence:
- the LOC117320035 gene encoding prothoracicostatic peptides-like: MDGLGMDDSGWTDSGWMDSGWMDQMDGLRMDSGWMDSGWMDSEWTRDGWTQDGWTLNGLGMDGLGMDDSGWMDSGWMDSEWTRDGWTRDGSGWTRDGWTRDGLGMEGHGMDSGWMDSGGMDLEWMDRDGLEMDGIGRDGLGMD, encoded by the coding sequence ATGGATGGACTCGGGATGGACGACTCGGGATGGACGGACTCGGGATGGATGGACTCGGGATGGATGGATCAGATGGATGGACTCAGGATGGACTCGGGATGGATGGACTCAGGATGGATGGACTCTGAATGGACTCGGGATGGATGGACTCAGGATGGATGGACTCTGAATGGACTTGGGATGGATGGACTCGGGATGGACGACTCGGGATGGATGGACTCAGGATGGATGGACTCTGAATGGACTCGGGATGGATGGACTCGGGATGGATCAGGATGGACTCGGGATGGATGGACTCGAGATGGACTTGGGATGGAAGGGCATGGGATGGACTCGGGATGGATGGACTCGGGAGGGATGGACTTGGAATGGATGGATCGGGATGGACTCGAGATGGATGGAATCGGGAGGGATGGACTCGGGATGGATTGA